One window of Sulfurospirillum sp. 1612 genomic DNA carries:
- a CDS encoding TetR/AcrR family transcriptional regulator, with protein MIAEEKKRSRGRPKTLDRKQVLDVSMQAYWKEGIEAISLNKICKRTNVSKPGIYREFGNDDGLIKAVLEHYQQEVLKPIHKIFLQNKSFDETLNEYIDILTTNSPNQYGCLFIRTRDLKYPLGAQSQAQIERIQEEFLRSFTRWIERAKNNNEFPKDISTQLAVNYIDAQVSMAMTKIFNGFSTSKLKEILLLAFSVFK; from the coding sequence ATGATAGCAGAAGAGAAAAAACGCTCCAGAGGAAGACCAAAAACGCTAGATCGAAAGCAGGTGTTAGATGTCAGTATGCAAGCATATTGGAAAGAGGGCATTGAGGCCATCTCTTTGAATAAAATCTGCAAACGTACCAATGTATCAAAACCCGGGATTTATCGTGAATTTGGCAATGATGATGGACTTATAAAGGCGGTTTTAGAACACTATCAACAAGAAGTCTTGAAGCCTATTCACAAAATATTTTTGCAAAATAAATCTTTTGACGAGACACTCAATGAATACATCGATATTTTAACAACAAACAGTCCCAATCAATACGGTTGTTTATTTATCAGAACGCGCGATTTAAAATATCCATTAGGAGCCCAGAGTCAAGCACAGATTGAAAGAATCCAAGAAGAATTTTTACGTTCATTTACCAGATGGATTGAGCGAGCAAAAAACAACAATGAATTTCCCAAAGATATCTCAACACAACTTGCTGTCAATTACATCGATGCACAAGTGAGCATGGCCATGACAAAAATCTTTAATGGCTTTAGTACATCGAAGCTCAAAGAGATACTTCTACTTGCATTTTCTGTTTTTAAATAA
- the pyrF gene encoding orotidine-5'-phosphate decarboxylase — translation MELCVALDLPTAQSNLKLVKSLKDHDIWLKVGLRSFIRDGEALLKEIKAINPKFKLFLDLKIYDIPNTMADAAESMANLGVDMFNVHASSGKIAMSGVMKRLAHLEHPPLVLAVTALTSFDEKNFYSIYNETIEEKAEKFAKDAYESGLNGVVCSVFESRMIKSKTDPNFITLTPGIKIDHDRQDDQKRVATLELAQSEQSNIIVVGRPIYNSNDPLGVVENILKRIQA, via the coding sequence ATGGAACTTTGTGTTGCACTTGATCTTCCCACAGCCCAGTCAAATCTCAAGCTTGTCAAAAGTTTGAAAGATCATGATATTTGGCTCAAAGTTGGACTTCGCTCGTTTATACGCGATGGTGAAGCATTATTGAAAGAGATCAAAGCAATCAATCCAAAATTTAAACTTTTTTTAGATTTGAAGATTTATGATATTCCCAATACTATGGCAGATGCAGCGGAGTCGATGGCAAATCTCGGGGTCGATATGTTCAATGTGCATGCTAGTAGTGGTAAAATCGCGATGAGCGGTGTCATGAAACGATTGGCCCATTTAGAGCATCCTCCCTTGGTCTTAGCGGTGACGGCTTTGACCTCTTTTGATGAGAAAAATTTCTATAGCATTTACAACGAAACCATAGAAGAAAAAGCAGAAAAATTTGCAAAAGATGCTTATGAAAGCGGGCTCAATGGTGTGGTATGTTCTGTTTTTGAGAGTCGCATGATTAAATCAAAAACCGATCCAAACTTCATCACGCTCACGCCTGGAATCAAAATAGATCATGATAGACAAGACGACCAAAAACGCGTCGCTACTTTGGAATTAGCACAAAGCGAGCAATCCAATATCATCGTTGTCGGCAGACCCATTTACAATTCAAACGACCCTTTAGGAGTCGTTGAGAATATTCTAAAGAGGATACAAGCATGA
- a CDS encoding AsmA family protein has protein sequence MKKLLIGIVALFAFIIIGLVIAISMVNLNKYKPQIEQAVKEHSGYELKINGDIGTSFSPIGISIENVIVKNPEIKSKQEIMALQKIGVAVELMPLLSKEIKVKYITLNNLSLDITKFKNGKFNFEVTQPSTPKAEKEAPKQEKSEAKESTLPKVNISEVRLKNANINFEDLKTKSKATVQDINVAIDNIGYDASKKGLNALSFEANTQIKAVIFNQYKIKDISVDLDLKDAIANLKNLKLTMYDSLATAKGKLDLNKKVPYLEIEADVPDFKLANFSKEYIKKDILSGSVSVHKKFTLSLGDMNTIKRTLNGVAIIDGKDVGIKGFDLDKILSGYDKAKNVDLTDVGASLVAGPLGFLLSKSSDMSGIYGGANSGTTLLKHLHIETKIAKGIADLSDVAMATGKNRVAIKGQLNLINERFLNVQLGVLEANNCAKFSQTIEGTFSKPSVKVDESMISTVTNMATSLFGKISGVVAPAKKENKKCSVFYNGVVKQP, from the coding sequence ATGAAAAAATTATTGATAGGAATTGTCGCACTTTTTGCATTCATCATCATCGGTCTGGTGATTGCCATCAGTATGGTGAATTTAAATAAATACAAGCCACAAATCGAACAAGCCGTAAAAGAGCATTCTGGATATGAATTGAAAATCAACGGTGACATCGGGACATCATTCTCGCCTATCGGTATTAGTATCGAAAATGTGATTGTGAAAAATCCTGAGATAAAATCAAAACAAGAGATCATGGCGCTCCAAAAAATTGGTGTGGCGGTTGAATTGATGCCACTTTTAAGTAAAGAAATCAAAGTGAAATACATCACACTCAATAACCTCTCATTAGATATTACAAAATTTAAAAATGGAAAATTTAACTTTGAAGTAACACAACCAAGCACTCCGAAAGCAGAAAAAGAGGCACCAAAACAAGAGAAGAGCGAAGCCAAAGAGAGCACACTACCGAAGGTAAATATCTCAGAAGTAAGGTTGAAAAACGCCAATATTAATTTTGAAGATTTGAAAACAAAGTCGAAAGCAACAGTACAAGATATCAATGTAGCTATCGATAACATCGGATATGATGCTTCTAAAAAAGGGTTAAATGCACTCTCATTTGAGGCGAACACTCAGATTAAAGCGGTGATTTTTAATCAATATAAAATCAAAGATATATCGGTGGATTTGGATTTAAAAGATGCGATTGCAAACTTGAAAAATCTCAAACTTACGATGTATGACTCTCTCGCAACGGCAAAAGGGAAGCTAGATCTCAATAAAAAAGTACCATATTTAGAAATTGAAGCCGATGTGCCTGATTTTAAATTAGCCAATTTCTCAAAAGAATATATCAAAAAAGATATTTTAAGTGGATCAGTTAGCGTACATAAGAAATTTACTCTCAGTTTGGGTGACATGAATACCATCAAGCGTACTCTTAATGGCGTAGCGATTATCGATGGTAAAGATGTCGGAATCAAAGGATTTGATCTGGATAAAATCTTGAGCGGGTATGATAAAGCTAAAAATGTTGACTTGACAGATGTGGGCGCTTCTTTAGTAGCGGGACCTCTTGGCTTCTTGCTCTCAAAATCGAGTGACATGTCAGGGATTTATGGTGGTGCAAATAGTGGGACGACACTCTTGAAGCACTTGCACATCGAGACGAAAATCGCCAAAGGCATCGCCGATTTGAGTGATGTTGCTATGGCAACAGGTAAAAATAGAGTCGCGATTAAAGGTCAGTTAAATTTGATAAATGAGCGATTTTTAAATGTGCAACTGGGTGTATTAGAAGCAAATAATTGCGCAAAATTTTCACAAACCATAGAAGGCACTTTTAGCAAACCGAGTGTTAAAGTAGATGAATCTATGATCAGCACCGTCACCAATATGGCTACCTCACTCTTTGGAAAGATTTCAGGAGTCGTAGCACCGGCGAAAAAAGAGAATAAAAAATGCAGCGTATTTTATAACGGCGTGGTGAAACAACCCTAA
- a CDS encoding DUF3108 domain-containing protein, producing MKYLWLLLLCFNLAFAKDITATYKVSFGIFGQIGTAKTSLHIEKNHYQIKVHAKSTGFASFVSGGREEFYESEGVVQGTRLIPNHYSKIVKNKMNIGDPFEHTNKIVMKIYTLLFSFDHDKKSVMIKKIREKGAQKSQEEERAKFYTDNDILSLFFNFKHLFPDLNITKHTILHAIGANKDNGKIDILPLSKKEFQNLVSGDMSHLYFMKVILDDKIFSSKKGELYIALDKEGICEKAVLKDVVFFGDIRGELIEKSIK from the coding sequence ATGAAGTATTTATGGTTGCTATTATTGTGTTTCAATCTTGCTTTTGCCAAAGATATTACGGCGACTTATAAAGTCAGTTTTGGTATTTTTGGACAAATCGGTACGGCCAAAACATCGCTACATATAGAAAAAAATCACTACCAGATCAAAGTGCATGCCAAATCGACAGGATTTGCATCTTTTGTCAGTGGAGGACGAGAAGAGTTCTATGAAAGTGAAGGGGTGGTTCAAGGGACGCGTTTGATTCCCAATCATTACTCGAAAATTGTCAAAAACAAAATGAATATCGGCGACCCTTTTGAGCATACGAATAAAATCGTGATGAAGATTTATACGCTTTTGTTCTCGTTTGATCATGATAAAAAAAGTGTCATGATAAAAAAAATACGAGAAAAAGGTGCGCAAAAAAGCCAAGAGGAAGAGAGGGCAAAATTCTACACAGATAATGATATCTTGAGTCTGTTTTTTAATTTTAAGCATCTTTTTCCGGATTTAAATATTACGAAACATACAATTCTTCATGCGATTGGTGCGAACAAAGACAATGGTAAAATCGACATCTTGCCACTGTCTAAAAAAGAGTTTCAAAACTTGGTCAGTGGAGATATGAGTCATCTTTATTTTATGAAAGTTATCCTAGATGACAAGATATTTTCGAGTAAAAAAGGGGAACTTTATATCGCCCTTGATAAAGAGGGGATTTGCGAAAAAGCAGTACTCAAAGATGTCGTATTTTTTGGAGATATTAGAGGGGAATTGATTGAAAAAAGTATTAAGTAA
- a CDS encoding NUDIX hydrolase: protein MLYTQQTNSIFKNNYIELQNNLVKNEQTNQVFKHIKIIEKNTIKPGSVILCEYKKKIMLLELYRYGINAISWEFPRGYIEDNESLSECAIRELYEEANIIFNKETDQIIQLGETAVNSSIMASKVSLFLVKINHTIDIKLQNNENIKSISWITQKEIQDYIKNGIIIDSFTINTLMFYNLTYNY from the coding sequence ATGTTGTACACTCAACAAACAAATTCTATCTTCAAAAATAATTATATTGAGCTACAAAATAATTTAGTAAAAAATGAACAGACGAACCAAGTATTCAAACATATTAAAATAATTGAAAAGAATACAATAAAACCAGGGAGTGTAATTTTGTGTGAATATAAGAAAAAAATTATGCTACTTGAATTATATAGATATGGAATAAATGCCATATCTTGGGAATTTCCCAGAGGATATATAGAGGATAACGAATCATTGAGTGAATGTGCAATTAGAGAACTTTATGAAGAAGCTAATATTATTTTCAATAAAGAAACTGATCAAATAATTCAACTAGGCGAAACTGCAGTAAACTCTTCTATTATGGCTTCTAAAGTTTCATTATTTTTGGTTAAGATTAATCATACTATTGATATAAAACTTCAAAACAATGAAAATATTAAATCAATAAGTTGGATTACCCAAAAGGAAATACAAGATTATATTAAAAATGGAATAATTATTGACAGCTTTACAATTAACACTTTAATGTTTTATAATCTAACATATAACTACTAA
- a CDS encoding tyrosine-type recombinase/integrase codes for MSSHYWKPTLKKLGVTYRNLYQMRHTFASLMISNGEDILWVSNMLGHKHSSMTLDMYARYVRQKSRKRATFLQDAS; via the coding sequence ATCAGTTCTCATTATTGGAAACCTACATTAAAAAAGTTAGGCGTTACCTATCGTAACCTATATCAAATGAGACACACTTTTGCGTCCCTTATGATATCAAATGGGGAAGATATTTTGTGGGTTTCTAATATGTTAGGTCACAAACACAGCTCAATGACTCTTGATATGTATGCTCGATATGTCAGGCAAAAAAGTAGGAAAAGAGCTACCTTTTTACAAGATGCTTCCTGA
- a CDS encoding YwbE family protein, with translation MNGKNRKDIRSGLKVAIVLKQDQRSGKLTEGIVKDILTNSPTHPHGIKVRLEEGQVGRVQKIMDV, from the coding sequence TTGAATGGAAAAAATAGAAAAGATATAAGAAGTGGCCTAAAAGTCGCTATTGTTTTAAAACAAGACCAACGCAGTGGTAAACTCACCGAGGGTATTGTCAAAGATATTTTGACAAACTCTCCTACCCATCCACATGGAATCAAGGTTCGACTTGAAGAGGGTCAAGTCGGACGCGTACAAAAGATTATGGATGTCTGA
- a CDS encoding DMT family transporter translates to MKKVLSKIDQGVIYMVMASFFFAIVGAFAKLLSREMPSIEVAFFRNLIGVVFIMMSLYKMPIVQQGGRIYLLLFRGLAGLIGLLAFFYNIAHISLADAMTFSRTSPIWTAVFAYMFLGERVGKKGWIAIFIGFIGIIFIMKPSGLAFDETDIIGLISGIAAALAYTSVRELRRFYDTRSIVLSFMIVGTIVPAIMMWIASFYDIPYIGVISGKFVMPSALSWLYILFLGGFATLAQIYMTKAYGVTKAGIVGAVSYTVILFSILVGVALGDALPDFAGTFGILLVILGGILVAFHKEKN, encoded by the coding sequence TTGAAAAAAGTATTAAGTAAGATTGACCAAGGTGTCATCTATATGGTGATGGCGTCCTTTTTCTTTGCCATAGTAGGAGCATTTGCAAAGTTGCTCTCCCGTGAGATGCCCTCCATCGAAGTGGCATTTTTCAGGAATCTCATCGGAGTAGTTTTTATCATGATGTCACTGTATAAGATGCCTATCGTCCAACAAGGCGGCAGGATATATCTACTCTTGTTTCGTGGATTAGCTGGATTGATTGGCCTGTTGGCCTTTTTTTATAATATCGCGCATATTTCACTCGCCGATGCCATGACCTTTTCGCGCACTTCTCCGATTTGGACGGCAGTTTTTGCCTATATGTTTTTGGGTGAGCGCGTGGGTAAAAAAGGCTGGATTGCTATTTTTATAGGATTTATCGGGATTATTTTTATCATGAAGCCAAGTGGACTTGCCTTTGATGAGACTGATATCATCGGTTTGATTAGCGGTATTGCTGCTGCACTTGCTTATACGAGTGTGCGAGAGTTGCGACGCTTTTATGATACGCGCTCGATTGTGCTCTCTTTTATGATTGTAGGCACCATTGTACCGGCTATCATGATGTGGATTGCTTCTTTTTATGATATCCCCTATATTGGGGTTATCAGTGGTAAATTTGTGATGCCAAGTGCGCTCTCTTGGCTTTATATTTTATTTCTTGGTGGATTTGCCACGTTGGCACAAATTTACATGACCAAAGCCTATGGCGTCACCAAAGCCGGAATCGTGGGGGCGGTGAGTTATACCGTGATTCTCTTCTCGATTTTAGTCGGCGTGGCATTGGGCGATGCTTTACCGGATTTTGCAGGAACATTTGGTATACTGCTTGTTATATTAGGAGGCATTTTAGTAGCCTTCCATAAGGAGAAAAATTGA
- the nusB gene encoding transcription antitermination factor NusB — translation MATRHQVRESIVGLLYAEDIGNIENIKFIDEIFEEKKIRNKQKDFALSLYKGIQENIEKIDIALDRHLKEWNLEKIGNIERAILRLGTYELLYSDLDSAVIINEAIELAKQLCNETSPKFINGVLDAVLKERA, via the coding sequence TTGGCAACACGACATCAGGTACGTGAGAGTATCGTAGGATTATTATATGCTGAGGATATCGGCAATATCGAAAATATTAAATTCATAGATGAAATTTTTGAAGAAAAAAAGATTCGCAATAAACAAAAAGATTTCGCACTCTCTTTGTACAAAGGGATTCAAGAAAATATCGAAAAGATTGACATCGCTTTAGATCGCCATCTCAAAGAGTGGAATCTAGAAAAAATTGGCAATATTGAACGAGCGATTTTGAGGTTGGGTACTTATGAATTACTCTATTCGGACCTCGATAGCGCGGTGATTATCAACGAAGCGATTGAGCTGGCAAAACAGCTTTGCAATGAAACCAGTCCAAAATTCATCAATGGCGTTTTGGATGCAGTATTAAAAGAAAGGGCCTAA
- the ribH gene encoding 6,7-dimethyl-8-ribityllumazine synthase: protein MKIIEGNLALNGDEKIAIINARFNHIITDRLVEGAKDSFLRHGGDESNLELVLVPGAYEIPFVLDKILAQNKYDGICCVGAVIRGSTPHFDFISAEATKGIANTALKYQKPVTFGVLTTDTIEQAIERAGSKAGNKGFESMTGLIELISLYKKI from the coding sequence ATGAAAATTATCGAAGGAAATCTCGCTCTCAATGGCGATGAAAAGATTGCGATTATCAACGCAAGATTTAATCATATCATCACCGATCGTTTGGTGGAAGGAGCTAAAGATTCATTTCTAAGACATGGGGGTGATGAGTCAAATTTGGAGCTGGTTTTAGTTCCGGGTGCTTATGAGATTCCATTTGTTTTGGACAAAATCTTAGCACAAAATAAATATGACGGTATCTGCTGTGTGGGTGCTGTGATTCGAGGGAGTACCCCACATTTTGATTTTATCTCAGCAGAAGCGACCAAAGGAATCGCCAATACCGCTCTTAAATATCAAAAACCAGTCACTTTTGGCGTATTGACCACTGATACGATTGAACAAGCGATTGAACGAGCCGGAAGCAAAGCGGGAAACAAAGGTTTTGAATCGATGACGGGTTTGATAGAGCTTATCAGCCTTTACAAAAAGATATAA
- the kdsA gene encoding 3-deoxy-8-phosphooctulonate synthase, with protein sequence MILIAGPCSIESKDLLFKVAEKLRVYHEDKNIDFYFKSSFDKANRTSISSFRGPGLDEGLKLLEAVKKEFGFKILTDVHESYQPPIVAEVADVLQIPAFLCRQTDLLVASAKTDAVVNIKKGQFLNPADMRYSVKKVLETRGIQEEGKEVARAAKVWLTERGSTFGYGNLVVDMRSFIIMSEFAPVIFDATHSVQMPGAAGGSSGGKREFVAPLSRAAAAIGVDGFFFETHTNPDVALCDGPNMLTLEQLKKAIEDINKIQKSLS encoded by the coding sequence TTGATTTTAATAGCCGGACCTTGTTCCATTGAAAGCAAGGATTTACTTTTTAAAGTAGCAGAGAAATTACGTGTTTATCATGAAGACAAAAATATCGATTTTTATTTTAAATCCAGTTTTGATAAAGCCAATAGAACGAGTATTAGTAGCTTTAGAGGGCCGGGTTTGGATGAGGGGTTGAAACTCTTAGAAGCGGTAAAGAAAGAGTTTGGATTCAAGATTTTGACCGATGTTCATGAAAGCTATCAGCCGCCTATCGTCGCAGAAGTTGCGGATGTATTGCAAATCCCAGCATTTTTGTGCCGTCAGACAGATTTGCTCGTAGCAAGTGCCAAAACCGATGCAGTGGTGAATATCAAAAAAGGGCAGTTTTTAAACCCCGCGGATATGCGCTACTCGGTCAAAAAAGTTTTAGAAACCAGAGGAATCCAAGAAGAAGGCAAAGAGGTAGCGCGCGCTGCCAAAGTGTGGTTGACAGAGCGCGGGAGCACTTTTGGATATGGCAATTTGGTTGTGGATATGCGCAGTTTTATTATCATGAGCGAATTTGCACCGGTTATCTTTGATGCAACCCATTCGGTACAGATGCCAGGAGCCGCGGGAGGAAGTAGCGGTGGAAAGCGAGAATTTGTCGCACCACTCTCACGTGCCGCCGCCGCAATCGGTGTGGATGGATTTTTCTTTGAAACGCACACCAATCCTGATGTTGCCTTGTGTGATGGCCCCAATATGCTAACGCTAGAACAGCTCAAAAAAGCGATAGAGGATATCAACAAGATACAAAAAAGTTTAAGCTAA
- the dbpA gene encoding ATP-dependent RNA helicase DbpA: protein MSDSHDFATLGLSPSMRDNLAALGYEQMTPVQALSLPHILSGKDVIAEAKTGSGKTAAFGIGLLSKLDVKNFKIQSLILCPTRELAEQVAHELRNIAKFKHNIKILTLCGGVAFGPQLGSLRHGAHIVVGTPGRILQHLKKESLNLNHVKTLVLDEADRMLDMGFIEEIEKVISHVPKQRQTLLFSATFPDEIVGFASTIQNNPEMVKAASEEVANNVKQYFYHMPSRSKLANLMKILYEYQPKNVIIFCNTKIETDEIAKALRSKNIDALALHGDLEQYERVDVLVQFANHSCPILVATDVAARGLDIKELSMVINYDVPHSQETYTHRIGRTARAGREGIAVTLFDEYETEKVEPYRDETRSFLDTDALKYDKNFAMQPAYMTLVIEGGKKSKMRAGDILGALTKDARLPGSSIGKIDIFEKQSYVAIEKPYIKKAFSQLKEGKIKGKNFSVWILE, encoded by the coding sequence ATGTCTGATTCACACGATTTTGCAACGTTAGGACTCTCCCCTTCAATGCGGGACAATCTTGCGGCATTGGGATATGAGCAGATGACTCCGGTACAAGCTTTGAGTTTGCCACATATTCTCTCAGGCAAAGATGTCATCGCTGAGGCAAAAACGGGCAGTGGTAAAACCGCTGCCTTTGGTATCGGGCTACTCTCAAAACTCGATGTCAAAAACTTCAAAATCCAATCTCTCATCTTGTGTCCGACACGTGAATTAGCCGAACAAGTGGCGCATGAGTTGCGAAATATTGCCAAATTTAAACACAACATCAAGATTCTCACTCTATGCGGTGGTGTGGCATTTGGTCCGCAACTGGGTTCCTTGCGACATGGTGCTCATATCGTCGTTGGGACACCGGGGCGTATTTTGCAACATCTCAAAAAGGAATCTTTGAATCTCAACCATGTCAAAACTCTGGTACTCGATGAAGCCGATCGCATGCTCGATATGGGATTTATTGAAGAGATTGAAAAAGTCATCTCCCACGTTCCAAAGCAGAGACAAACTTTGTTGTTTTCCGCAACATTTCCAGATGAAATAGTAGGATTTGCAAGCACCATACAAAACAATCCAGAAATGGTTAAAGCGGCAAGTGAAGAGGTGGCTAATAACGTCAAGCAGTATTTCTATCACATGCCATCACGAAGCAAGTTGGCAAATTTGATGAAGATTCTCTATGAGTATCAACCTAAGAACGTGATTATCTTTTGTAATACGAAGATTGAAACCGATGAGATTGCAAAAGCGCTTCGTAGCAAAAATATTGATGCCCTCGCATTACATGGTGATTTAGAACAGTATGAGCGTGTCGATGTACTGGTGCAATTTGCTAACCATAGTTGCCCCATCCTCGTGGCTACCGATGTCGCAGCACGCGGACTTGATATTAAAGAGCTTTCCATGGTGATCAATTATGATGTGCCACACTCCCAGGAGACCTACACCCATCGTATCGGCAGAACAGCAAGAGCGGGCAGGGAAGGGATTGCTGTGACACTGTTTGATGAGTATGAAACTGAAAAAGTAGAACCGTATCGAGATGAGACACGTAGCTTTTTGGATACAGATGCATTGAAGTATGATAAAAATTTTGCGATGCAACCAGCATATATGACACTCGTCATCGAAGGGGGCAAAAAAAGTAAAATGCGAGCAGGAGATATCCTCGGAGCCTTGACCAAAGATGCACGACTTCCCGGGAGTTCAATCGGTAAGATTGACATCTTTGAGAAACAAAGTTATGTGGCAATTGAGAAGCCATACATCAAGAAAGCTTTCTCTCAACTCAAAGAAGGCAAGATAAAAGGCAAAAATTTCTCAGTTTGGATCTTAGAATAG
- a CDS encoding alpha/beta fold hydrolase, with protein sequence MIQRNFKGLVIVGILLSVGITNMMAEAIIYNQQADPVVFNKDITNMKQRPFIVDKKEYPFKSNWFKKDGVSMHYIDEGAGIPIVLTHGNPDWSFLNRKIIKGMSKYARVIAFDLPGFGFSDTPKNYSFTPQEHVKWVKALLHEHLKLDKFILVVQDWGGPIGLSVATDNPDKILGLVISNTWAWPAKGKLKEFSEMMKTPKMEKLMIENNYFATTILPSVLNETTKNNKAILDAYKMPFPTPKSRKGTLVFPQAITDAAPWLEQLEAKLPTLAHKPVEFIFGAKDPWFGTAKNIAKWRSFYPNGNLQLIADANHFSQEDSPESFVFALKRILKELKTKE encoded by the coding sequence ATGATACAAAGGAATTTTAAGGGCTTAGTTATCGTTGGTATCTTATTATCGGTAGGTATAACCAATATGATGGCCGAAGCGATTATTTATAATCAACAAGCAGATCCAGTTGTCTTTAACAAAGATATAACAAATATGAAACAAAGACCTTTTATCGTAGATAAAAAAGAGTATCCTTTTAAAAGTAATTGGTTTAAAAAAGATGGCGTATCGATGCACTATATTGATGAGGGAGCGGGCATTCCTATCGTTTTGACACATGGAAATCCGGATTGGTCATTTTTAAATAGAAAAATTATTAAAGGAATGTCAAAATATGCAAGGGTGATTGCTTTTGATTTACCGGGATTTGGTTTTTCAGATACTCCTAAAAACTACAGTTTTACGCCACAAGAACATGTCAAATGGGTCAAGGCATTACTTCATGAACATTTAAAACTAGATAAATTTATCCTTGTTGTTCAAGATTGGGGTGGGCCAATAGGCTTAAGTGTTGCTACTGATAATCCCGATAAAATTTTGGGTCTCGTTATCTCCAATACCTGGGCATGGCCAGCAAAAGGCAAACTAAAAGAATTTTCAGAAATGATGAAAACACCCAAAATGGAAAAATTAATGATTGAAAACAACTACTTTGCGACTACAATTTTGCCGAGTGTTTTAAATGAAACAACAAAAAACAACAAAGCCATTTTAGATGCTTATAAGATGCCATTTCCCACACCAAAATCACGAAAAGGTACATTAGTATTTCCTCAAGCCATCACTGATGCAGCACCTTGGTTGGAGCAATTAGAAGCAAAATTACCTACACTGGCTCATAAACCTGTGGAGTTTATATTCGGAGCTAAAGATCCTTGGTTTGGAACTGCCAAAAACATCGCAAAATGGCGCTCTTTTTATCCCAATGGAAATTTGCAATTAATCGCAGATGCCAATCATTTCAGCCAAGAAGATAGCCCTGAGAGTTTTGTATTTGCCTTAAAAAGAATACTCAAAGAGTTAAAAACAAAAGAGTAA
- a CDS encoding sulfite exporter TauE/SafE family protein has product MSISIIIIIGCILLFCSTIQGIVGFAFNIFAIPLLIWSGLELSEAISITSIPILVQSATSTYKLRAHVEWKDVGIASVFRYLSIPIGIYLLTLISGFDKETIKQFVGIAILLVVASQLFLKVKPREHIHFFWTFLSFFTSGITLGMVSMGGPPAVLWVMAHKWSAITSRAFLSALFFFAAPMQIALLYYHFGATLLNDFLLGLFFSPVVIIGTLIGVKLGDFLDREMLRKIVISLLILTSVVSILSPYLKG; this is encoded by the coding sequence TTGAGCATCTCTATTATCATCATTATTGGATGTATTCTTCTCTTTTGTAGTACCATACAAGGCATCGTGGGTTTTGCTTTTAATATCTTTGCTATTCCGCTGTTGATTTGGAGCGGTTTGGAGTTGTCTGAGGCTATTTCTATCACCTCGATTCCTATTTTGGTACAATCGGCTACATCAACATACAAATTACGTGCCCATGTGGAGTGGAAAGATGTGGGAATTGCCAGCGTATTTCGCTATTTGAGTATTCCCATTGGTATTTATCTCTTGACACTTATCAGTGGGTTTGACAAAGAAACCATCAAACAATTTGTTGGTATTGCCATATTGTTGGTCGTGGCATCGCAACTTTTTCTCAAGGTAAAACCACGAGAACATATCCACTTCTTTTGGACATTTTTGTCATTTTTCACCAGTGGTATTACTCTTGGTATGGTATCCATGGGAGGACCACCTGCTGTGCTTTGGGTGATGGCACATAAATGGAGTGCGATTACATCTCGTGCGTTTTTAAGCGCTCTTTTCTTCTTTGCTGCGCCCATGCAAATTGCGTTATTATATTATCATTTTGGGGCGACATTGTTGAATGATTTTTTGCTAGGGTTATTCTTTTCTCCCGTTGTGATTATCGGAACGCTCATCGGTGTCAAATTGGGGGATTTTTTAGACCGAGAAATGTTGCGTAAAATCGTCATCTCGTTGTTGATACTCACCTCTGTTGTCTCCATACTCTCACCTTATTTGAAAGGCTAA